The Clostridiales bacterium FE2011 sequence TCGTCAAGAGCGTGCTGGGCGCTGCTGTGATCCTGCTGGTTATGTTCAAACTGGCTTATGCCGGCGGTATTCCGACGGTTCTTCTGTGGGTTGCTGCGGTGGTTCTGTTCTACGCTTTCATTACGAGCAAGACCACGATCGGCCGTCACTTCTATGTGGTGGGCGGCAATATCGAAGCGGCCCGCCTGTCCGGTGTAAACACCAAGAAGATCATGTTCATCGCTTACCTGAACATGGCAATCCTGACAGCAATCTCCGCTATGACGGTTGTTTCCCGGTATACCGCGGCAAACGCTGACGCCGGAAAGAACTTCGAAATGGATGCCATCTCCGCCTGCGTTGTGGGCGGCGTATCTGCCAGCGGCGGAGCCGGATCCGTGCTGGGCATGGTGATCGGCGCTACTCTGATTGGCGTGATCAACCTGGGCATGTTCCAGATCAATCTGGACGCGAACTATCAGCGTGTGGTCAAGGGCTTCGTGCTGCTGGCTGCCGTGGTGTTTGACATCCTGTCCAAGAAAAAGCAGCGCTGATAAAGGTACTGTTTCAACGGAAGAGCGGAAGCTCTTCCGTTTTTTGTTGCTTTTTTCGTCGCGATGACATATGCTTGTTAAAGAACAAAGCCTTGCAGAGGTGACAACATGAGTATGATATGCAGACAATGCGGTAAAACCATTGAGAATGAAGAAGCAGCCTTCTGCCCGTACTGCGGAACAAAACTGGCAGCGGGAAAAGCTCCTGAGACTGTGAATGAGGAAGCGGAAAAGTGGATCCGTAAAGCACGGGCAATCAACAGTTATCCGGAAAAGAAGAAGATCCTGCTGAAAGGCCTGGAGGCATGTCCGGGAGATCGTGATATTGAGTGGGAACTCCTTTATATCGGAGAGGAAGGACCGAAAAAAGGCTGGGCGCTTGACTTTTCGATCATCAAATGCTGGGTGCTGGAATTATATCGCAAGCCTGGAGAATTCTCCGAGGAAAAGCGGAACAGCATGAGATCCCAGCTGTTTGAGGCACCGCAGCTGGTCAGCTGCCTGCAGAAGTTTGAGGATCCTAAACAAAAGCAGCAGGAATACCTGCTGCGGCTTTGCCGTGAGTATACGGAAATCTTCCTGGAGGGCGATAGCCAGGTCATGGGAAAGCTGTTTGGTTTTTCCCTGGAACGGAACAAGGAGAAACGGCTTGCTGTGCCGGCCGCACAGATGATTGAACGAATGAAGGCGGATGAAAAACTGACGCCGGAACAGCGGGAACAGCTGTGGAAAGCCATGTATCAGGCTTATGCGGTCAGAGCACAGGGAAATACGCAGTATTTGGATGAACAACTAAGGTAATCAGCTGCTCATCCAATGAAAAATGAAGAATGAAAAAGAAGAATGGTGAAAAAAACTCCTGCGGTAATCGCAGGAGTTTTTTTGATATTATACGTTTTCGGAAAGGAACGCCTCGATCAGGTCGGATGCCTCGGCAACCGGGTCTGCTGACATGTCCAGCCAGTGAATCCGGGGATCACGGCGGAACCAGGTCATCTGACGTTTTGCGAACTTTTTGATGGCATTGCCGAGCTCTTCCTTCATCTGTTCATAACCGATTTTACCGGTCAGATACCAGGTCAGGTATTTGTATTCCAGCCCAAGCTTGACCATGAACTCTTCGCTGACACCTTCATCAAGCAGGGCCTTGACTTCTTCCACCATGCCCTCCTGCAGCCTGCGCTCCAGACGTTCATCAATCCGCTGCTTCAGGATTTCACGGGGCCAGGTGACGCCGAGCTTCAGAAGCTCATAACGCGGATTTTTCCCGGCAGGACGGTCATCGCCGGCTTCCAGCTTTTCCAGAGCGCGCATGACGCGGTGACGGTTACGGGGATCTATATCGGTATCCGGAAGCTTCTGCTTCAGCATTTCATAGAGTTCAGGCGTTTCAAAGGTTTCCAGATGTGCACGGAGACTGTGGTCCGGCGCTTTATCGCTGATTTCATACCCGTCTGCGACTGCGTCCACATACAGGCCGGTGCCGCCCACCAGGAAGGGGAGACGATCCCGGGAGAGAATATCGTCTATGGCTTCATAAGCCAGGCGCTGGAAATCGGCCATGGAGAAGAATTCTCCGGGATTCCTGACGTCCAGCAGGTGGTGCGGAACACCCTCCATCTCTTCAGGGGTAATCTTGCCGGAACCGAGATCCAGACGACGGAAAACCTGCCTGGAGTCAGCAGATATAATTTCGCCTCCGAAACGGGCAGCCAGCTTCACGCCCAGGGAACTTTTCCCGGAGGCGTTGGTCCCTTCGATAACAATCATTTTCGGAAGCATGTTTTTCACTCCTTTAATTACATAAAAAGCCCGGAAAAGATGATAACACAGGGGTTCCGGGCGCGCAAGGGTGCCAGAGAGACGGATAAGGGCAAAAACATGGCATATTTTGTGTCTAAAACGCCCAGAATGGCACAAAATAAGGCGTTTCGGCAAAAAAAGACTTGACATAAGGACTGGAATGGTTATACTACAATTGAAAATTCTTTCAAGGAGGTCCCCATAATGAATAAGGGTGAACTGATTGCTGCTCTGGCAGCCAAGACTGAAATGACCAAGAAAGATTCTGAAGCCGCTCTGAACGCCGTTCTGGACGTGATCGCTGAGAGCATGGCTAAGGGTGAGAAAGTGCAGCTGATCGGCTTTGGCACCTTCGAAGCCAAGAACCGTCCTGCCCGCGTTGCCCGCAATCCCCGCACCGGCGCTTCCGTGAAGATCGCTGCCTGCAAGGCTCCCGCTTTCAAGGCCGGCAAAGCTCTGAAGGACGCTGTGAACAAGTAATCCGGTTATCCGATCCCGCAGCCGCAAGGCTGCGGGATTTTTGTTTATGCTGGTGCTTATATTTATTGCAAAAGGCATATAGTTGTGCTAAACTGACTATATTGGGTTTACATATGGTCAACAGGGGAGGAAATAGCTATGATCGCAAGAATGGGCAAGACGCGCTTCATTATTTGCGCAGCGCTGGTTCTTGTGGTTTGTGCGGCAATGATTGTTGCCGCATGCGGGCTGAATCTTCCAGAAGCAACCGGAAAGACCGTCAAGACAGACGGCAAAATGACCATTGACTGCAGCAATATGTCTGAAGGCTATATTATGGTCAAGGCCAAAAAGACTACCAAGCGGCTGAAACTGCAGATTGCCACATCCGGAGCAAAACTGAATTATGACCTGAACAGTGACGGAGAGTATGAGGTTTTCCCGCTACAGTTTGGCAACGGAAAATATCAGATCTCTCTTTTTGAAAACGTGAGCGGGAAGAAATATTCCAAAGAGGGCACCGTTAAACTGAACGTTAAGATGCCCGATGAGCTCAGCTGTTTCCTGTATCCGAATCAATATGTCTCCTACAATGAAAATACAGCGTGCGTACAGCAAGCTGAGAAGCTGTGTGAGGGTATGACAGATCAGACCGAGATTTACGGTACGATCTGCAAATATGTGCTCAAGAACTTTGTGTATGACTACATCAAGAGCGTGACAGTCAAACCCGGACTGCTGCCCCAGATCGATGACTGCTGGAACAACAAGATGGGCATTTGCCAGGACCTGGCGGCAATGACATGCGCGATGCTGCGGTCCCAGGGGGTTCCGGCCCGCCTGATGATTGGTACGGTTGGTTCCAATACCTATCATGCCTGGGTTGTGGCGGTGGTGAACGGCAAAAACGAATTCTTCGATCCTACCGCAGAAATGAATGCCAGCTCCAAGACGGATGCTTATACAACAGAAAGATATTATTAATCCGATAGGGTTAAAGCGATATATTTGGAGGATCACATCATGGCGACCGATACAAAGAAGAAAAAGAGAATTATGTCCTCGGAGGAACTTAGCAGCTTCTGCGATCAGATTGCCTTGATGCTCAGCTCCGGCATGACGCTCCGCGACGGCATTGAAATGCTGGCCGAGGACGAAATGAAAGGCAATGACAAGGTTCATCCTTATACCAATCTGTATAAAGTCGTAGACGAAACAGGTTCTCTTTATGTTGCCATGAAAGAGAACGAGGAAGAATGGCCTTCCTATATGATCGAAATGGTGGATATCGGTGAGCAGACTGGCCGCCTGGAAGACATTATGGTCAGTCTTTCCACCTACTATCAGAGAGAAGGGCGCATCCGCTCTGCAGCTGTCAGCGCGATCACTTATCCGCTGGTGCTCGGCGTGATGCTTGTGATTATTATCGGCGTGCTCCTCTGGCGCGTGCTTCCCATCTTCCGCCGGGTGCTTGCGTCCCTGGGGGTTGACGCTTCCGGAAGCGGCTCCGTGCTGATGAAAATCGGTTCCTGGGCCGGATGGATCGTTCTTGGCCTGATTGCGCTTGTTGTGATCTGCACGATCGTGATTGTGATCCTGATGAGAACCAGGATGAGAGACAAGGTCATGCATTTCCTGAAGAATCTCTTCCCGCCGGTACGCAGACTGACAGAAAAGCTTTCAGCTTCCCGCGTAGCCGGTATTCTCGGACTGATGCTGCACAGCGGTTTCCCGATGGAGAACGCGCTGGAGATGGCACCCGCCGCCCTGGCAGACCAGGAATCCATTAATAAAGTTAACTTTATCCGCGATGAAATGAAGAAGGATCAGACCTTCCAGGAAGCCCTGTCCAAGAGCGGACTGTTTGCTGAT is a genomic window containing:
- the miaA gene encoding tRNA (adenosine(37)-N6)-dimethylallyltransferase MiaA, which encodes MLPKMIVIEGTNASGKSSLGVKLAARFGGEIISADSRQVFRRLDLGSGKITPEEMEGVPHHLLDVRNPGEFFSMADFQRLAYEAIDDILSRDRLPFLVGGTGLYVDAVADGYEISDKAPDHSLRAHLETFETPELYEMLKQKLPDTDIDPRNRHRVMRALEKLEAGDDRPAGKNPRYELLKLGVTWPREILKQRIDERLERRLQEGMVEEVKALLDEGVSEEFMVKLGLEYKYLTWYLTGKIGYEQMKEELGNAIKKFAKRQMTWFRRDPRIHWLDMSADPVAEASDLIEAFLSENV
- a CDS encoding zinc ribbon domain-containing protein, translated to MSMICRQCGKTIENEEAAFCPYCGTKLAAGKAPETVNEEAEKWIRKARAINSYPEKKKILLKGLEACPGDRDIEWELLYIGEEGPKKGWALDFSIIKCWVLELYRKPGEFSEEKRNSMRSQLFEAPQLVSCLQKFEDPKQKQQEYLLRLCREYTEIFLEGDSQVMGKLFGFSLERNKEKRLAVPAAQMIERMKADEKLTPEQREQLWKAMYQAYAVRAQGNTQYLDEQLR
- a CDS encoding type II secretion system F family protein → MATDTKKKKRIMSSEELSSFCDQIALMLSSGMTLRDGIEMLAEDEMKGNDKVHPYTNLYKVVDETGSLYVAMKENEEEWPSYMIEMVDIGEQTGRLEDIMVSLSTYYQREGRIRSAAVSAITYPLVLGVMLVIIIGVLLWRVLPIFRRVLASLGVDASGSGSVLMKIGSWAGWIVLGLIALVVICTIVIVILMRTRMRDKVMHFLKNLFPPVRRLTEKLSASRVAGILGLMLHSGFPMENALEMAPAALADQESINKVNFIRDEMKKDQTFQEALSKSGLFADFHNRMLKVGAASGHEPQVMEKIAEIYEEQVEDGLDHLISIVEPTLVALLSIVIGAILLSVMLPMAGVLGSM
- a CDS encoding transglutaminase domain-containing protein, whose protein sequence is MIARMGKTRFIICAALVLVVCAAMIVAACGLNLPEATGKTVKTDGKMTIDCSNMSEGYIMVKAKKTTKRLKLQIATSGAKLNYDLNSDGEYEVFPLQFGNGKYQISLFENVSGKKYSKEGTVKLNVKMPDELSCFLYPNQYVSYNENTACVQQAEKLCEGMTDQTEIYGTICKYVLKNFVYDYIKSVTVKPGLLPQIDDCWNNKMGICQDLAAMTCAMLRSQGVPARLMIGTVGSNTYHAWVVAVVNGKNEFFDPTAEMNASSKTDAYTTERYY
- a CDS encoding HU family DNA-binding protein, which encodes MNKGELIAALAAKTEMTKKDSEAALNAVLDVIAESMAKGEKVQLIGFGTFEAKNRPARVARNPRTGASVKIAACKAPAFKAGKALKDAVNK